The Amycolatopsis sp. NBC_01480 genome segment CCTCGTAGATGTCGCCGCACTGGAGCACGCCCAGCCGCGAAGAGTTGGACAGGCGCCAGCACTGCGAACGGTCGTAGAAGTGCTGCAGGACCAGGCTGGCCATGTTCGCCACCGCGCACGGGGCCGCGCCGCCGCTGTTCAGGCGCATGGTGACCGGGCCGTAGTTGAAGCGGAAGGTGACGTCGATGGTCCCGCGCGTCAAGGCGAACGGGAGCGGCCGGACCACCGGGCGGGCGGCCGGGTTGTCCGGCGTCGGCGTGAAGGTGCACCGGACCACGGGCGGTGCGGGAGCGGCAGAGGCCGGGGCGGCGAACAGCGCTACCCCGGCCACGACCGAAAGAATGAGAGCAACCCAGCGCGACTTCATAGCCCCGCAAGGTAGCGAACGGGGAACTACTTACGCCAGGCCGTGCGGCGCTTGCGGATGTCGAGCACCAGCAGGAACGCCAGGAAGATCGCCAGGCCGACGAGCCACACGTTCTCGGTGTTGTTCTCGTGGTTGCCCTTGAGCATGAGCAGCAGCACGACCACGCTGACCCAGCCGGCGACGCGGGTGGCCTTCGGGAACGAGCCGTGCCAGCCCCACTCGGCCGAGGGCTCGTCGCGGGGGTCCACTTCGGGCCGCTTCTCGATCGCCTTGCCTGCCACGATCACTCCTCCTGACCCGCTGGACCTCGTACCCCCGAATGATCCCACACCGCCGGGTGCTCCGCGGACACGGCCCGCGCCACCGCGGGCGATAATGAGCGGCGATGACTACCTCGCGAAGCGTCCTCGTGCTCGGCTCGACCGGGTCCGTCGGGGCCCAGGCCCTCGACGTCGCCGCCCGTAACCCGCACCTGTTCACCGTGGCCGGGATCGCCGCCGGCGGGTCCGACCCGCAGGCGCTGGCCGCCCAGGCGCTGGCCCACGGCGTGGCCGCCGTCGCCGTGAGCAGGCCCACGGCGGTGGAGGACCTGCAGCTCGCGCTGTATGCCGAGGCCCAGCGCCGCGGCTACTCGAAGGGCGAGTTCCGCATCCCGCGCATCTTCGCGGGCGCCGACGCCGTGACCGAACTCATCGACGCGGTGAACGTCGACGTCGTCCTGAACGCCCTGCCCGGCTCCCAGGGCCTCGAGCCGACGCTGAAGGCACTGGCCACCGGGTCCACGCTCGCCTTGGCCAACAAGGAGTCGCTGATCGCGGGCGGGCCGCTCGTGCTCGCCGCCGCGAAGCCGGGGCAGCTCGTGCCCGTCGACTCCGAGCACTCCGCCATCGCGCAGGCGCTGCGCGCGGGCCGGGAAAACGAGGTGGCGCGGCTCGTGCTCACCGCGTCCGGCGGCCCGTTCCGCGGCCGGCAGCGCGCCGACCTCGCCGACGTCACCGTCGAGCAGGCGATGGCGCACCCGACCTGGTCGATGGGCCCGCTGATCACCATCAATTCCGCGACGCTGGTCAACAAGGGCCTGGAGCTGATCGAGGCCGCGCTGCTGTTCACCATCGAGCCCGCGCGCATCGACGTCACCGTGCACCCGCAGTCGATCGTCCACTCGATGGTGACCTTCACCGACGGCTCGACGATCGCCCAGGCCAGCCCGCCCGACATGCGGCTGCCCATCGCGCTCGCGCTGCACTGGCCCGAGCGCGTGCCCGGTGCCGCGGCCGCCTGCTCCTGGGACACGGCGGCGAGCTGGACGTTCGAGCCGCTCGACAACGAGGCGTTCCCGGCCGTCGAGCTGGCCCGCCACGTGGGCACCGAGGGCGGCTGCCTGCCGGCCGTCTACAACGCCGCGAACGAGGAGGCGGTGGCCGCCTTCCTGGCGCAGAACGCCGGTTTCACCTCGATTGTGGACACTGTTTCGCAGGTGGTGGAAGCCGCCGACGAGTGGCGTCGCGTGCCGCGTGACGTCGAAGATGTACTCGCCGCCGAGCGCTGGGCTCGCGCGCGTGCAGGGACAATGCTGGGTAAGGGGAAGTAGCGCGTGCTCGCCTACATCATCGGGGTGGTGCTGTTCGCGCTGGGGATCTGCATCTCCGTCGCACTGCACGAGGCCGGTCACATGCTGACCGCCAAGGCGTTCGGCATGAAGGTCCGGCGCTACTTCGTGGGCTTCGGGCCCACGGTCTTCTCCTTCCGCCGCGGCGAGACGGAGTACGGCCTGAAGTGGATCCCGCTCGGCGGGTTCTGCGACATCGCCGGCATGACGGCGCTGGACGAGGTGACGCCGGACGAGGCGCCGCGCGCGATGTGGCGGTTCAAGACCTGGAAGCGCACCGTGGTGATGTCCGCGGGCTCGATCACCCACTTCCTGCTCGCCTTCGTGGTGCTCTACCTGATGGGGATCACCATGGGCCTGCCCAACATCAACCCGGTCAGCGACCCGGTGGTCCAGTCGACCTCGTGCGCTCGGGCCGCCACCAACACCCAGCAGCTCACCGACACCAGCTGCCCGGCGGGCGCGCCCACCCCGGCGAAGACCGCGGGTGTGAAGGCCGGCGACAAGATCCTGTCGGTCGCGGGCAAGCCGACGCCGCAGTGGAGCGACGTGCTGGCCATCGTCCAGGCGTCCGGCGGCCCGACCCCGATCACCGTGCAGCGCGGCAACCAGACGCTCAACCTGACCGTCGACATCCCGCGGGTGCAGCGGCTGACCACCGACGGGACCGTGCGCCAGGTCGGCATGATGGGCGCGTCCACGCAGACGCCGCCGCAGTACCTGCACTACAACGGCGTCACCGCGATCGGCGCCACGTTCTCCTTCACCGGGGAGATGTTCAGCCAGACCGCGCAGCGCCTGGTCCAGTTCCCCGAGCGGATCCCGGCCGTGGTCAGCGCGATCTTCGGCGGCGAGCGCGACCCGAACACCCCGGTCAGCGTCGTCGGCGCGAGCCGGATCGGCGGCGAGGCCGTGCAGAACGGGCTGTGGCAGCTGTTCTTCTTCCTGCTGGTCAGCTTCAACTTCTTCATCGGCGTGTTCAACCTGCTGCCGCTGCTGCCGCTGGACGGCGGGCACATCGCCATCGCCTGGTACGAGCGGGTGCGCGACTGGCTCCGCGGGCTCCGCGGCAAGGCGGCGGGCGGGCCGGTGGACTACACCAGGCTGTCCGCAGTCACGATGGTGATCGTCGTGCTCGGCGGTGGCATCACGCTACTGACGGTGACAGCGGACATCGTCAACCCGATCCGCTTGCAGTAGCGGGCCGTACCGGCCGGGGCACGACCCGGCCGGTGCCGCCCGGACAGGGCGTAATACTGCTCACCGTGACGGCTGACTTCGTTGAATGTCGTCCGGTCGGTGTAGGTACGCTGGGGTCGTGACCGTCGCGCTAGGTATGCCCGCTCTGCCGCCCCCCGTCCTCGCCGAGCGCCGCAAGACCCGCCAGCTCAAGGTGGGTTCGGTCGGCGTCGGCAGTGAGTCCCCCATCTCCGTCCAGTCGATGACGACGACGCTGACCTCCGACGTCAACGCCACCCTCCAGCAGATCGCCGAGCTGACCGCGGCCGGCTGCGACATCGTCCGGGTCGCGTGCCCCTCGGCCGACGACGCCGAGGCCCTGCCCGCGATCGCGAAGAAGTCGCAGATCCCGGTGATCGCCGACATCCACTTCCAGCCCAAGTACGTGTTCGCCGCGATCGAGGCCGGCTGCGCCGCCGTGCGCGTGAACCCGGGCAACATCCGCAAGTTCGACGACCAGGTCAAGGAGATCGCGCAGGCCGCGAAGGACCACGGCACGCCGATCCGGATCGGCGTCAACGCCGGCTCGCTCGACAAGCGGCTCCTGGAGAAGTACGGCAAGGCGACGCCCGAGGCGCTGGCCGAGTCGGCGCTGTGGGAGGCCTCGCTGTTCGCCGAGCACGACTTCCACGACATCAAGATCTCGGTCAAGCACAACGACCCGGTGGTCATGGTGCGCGCGTACGAGCTGCTGGCCGAGCAGTGCGACTACCCGCTGCACCTGGGCGTCACCGAGGCCGGGCCCGCGTTCCAGGGCACGATCAAGTCGGCCGTCGCGTTCGGCGCGCTGCTGCGCCAGGGCATCGGCGACACCATCCGCGTGTCGCTGTCCGCCCCGCCGGTCGAAGAGGTCAAGGTCGGCATCCAGATCCTGCAGTCGATGAACCTCAAGGAGCGCAAGCTCGAGATCGTCTCCTGCCCGTCCTGCGGGCGGGCGCAGGTGGACGTCTACACGCTCGCCGAGCAGGTCACCGCCGGGCTCGAGGGCATGGAGATCCCGCTGCGCGTCGCCGTGATGGGCTGCGTCGTGAACGGCCCGGGCGAGGCCCGCGAGGCCGACCTCGGCGTCGCCTCCGGCAACGGCAAGGGGCAGATCTTCGTCAAGGGCGAGGTCATCAAGACCGTGCCCGAGCACGCGATCGTGGAGACGCTGATCGAAGAGGCCATGCGCATCGCCGAAGCGGCGGGCGAGGGCATCGGCGAAGGCGCTCCGAGCGTCACCGTCGGCTGATCCGCTCTTAAGGCCGTCAAGGCCTCCTTACCCGCGTACAACGCAGGCAAGGAGGCCTTGACGGCATTTGCCAGGTCAGCCCTGCAAGTGGTGCTGCGCGGCGTCCTTGATCTGGATCCGGACGTTCTCCAGCGCCGCGGCCACGTCGTCGATCTGCTGCGACGCCAGCTGGATCGAGCCCTGGATGGCGGTGGCCGTCGAGGTCTCGCCGAGCAGGCCGAGCACCTGGGACTGCAGGTCCGCGAGCTCGCTCTTCGTCGCGAGGGCGATGCCGGTGGGCACCTGGTCGGCCAGCTGCTCGAGCTGCTGCGCCTGCTCCTGGATGGTCATCACGAACTCCGCTTCGTTTCCGGGTGGGGACCCCGCCTCCGTGGTAGCAGAAACCCGGCCCTCGCGGCTTACGCTGGTCAGGTGAGTCACAGCTGGGCGTCGCACGCGCCGCACCCGTTGGTGCGGCCGTTGGTCACGCGCTACATCGGCTACGCGCAGGAGAACGTGACCCTCTCCGTCCACCGTGGACTGCCGTCGCGGCACGTCACGCTCATCATCAGCCTGGAGCAGCCGGTCCGGTTCGCCGGAGAGCCGGGGGAGGGCGCGCTGCAGGGGCTCGTCGGCGGCCTGCACACCGCGCCCGCGCTGA includes the following:
- a CDS encoding peptidylprolyl isomerase, with the translated sequence MKSRWVALILSVVAGVALFAAPASAAPAPPVVRCTFTPTPDNPAARPVVRPLPFALTRGTIDVTFRFNYGPVTMRLNSGGAAPCAVANMASLVLQHFYDRSQCWRLSNSSRLGVLQCGDIYEVEKGGPGYKFPDEVTGAETYPRGTVAMGNQGPGTNGSEFFIVHSFAHIPAQYSVLGTVVSGMSALDRMVADGIIPTDPNGPLDGAPKHPVKIERASFGW
- a CDS encoding DUF2631 domain-containing protein, producing MAGKAIEKRPEVDPRDEPSAEWGWHGSFPKATRVAGWVSVVVLLLMLKGNHENNTENVWLVGLAIFLAFLLVLDIRKRRTAWRK
- the dxr gene encoding 1-deoxy-D-xylulose-5-phosphate reductoisomerase, with the protein product MTTSRSVLVLGSTGSVGAQALDVAARNPHLFTVAGIAAGGSDPQALAAQALAHGVAAVAVSRPTAVEDLQLALYAEAQRRGYSKGEFRIPRIFAGADAVTELIDAVNVDVVLNALPGSQGLEPTLKALATGSTLALANKESLIAGGPLVLAAAKPGQLVPVDSEHSAIAQALRAGRENEVARLVLTASGGPFRGRQRADLADVTVEQAMAHPTWSMGPLITINSATLVNKGLELIEAALLFTIEPARIDVTVHPQSIVHSMVTFTDGSTIAQASPPDMRLPIALALHWPERVPGAAAACSWDTAASWTFEPLDNEAFPAVELARHVGTEGGCLPAVYNAANEEAVAAFLAQNAGFTSIVDTVSQVVEAADEWRRVPRDVEDVLAAERWARARAGTMLGKGK
- a CDS encoding M50 family metallopeptidase, which encodes MLAYIIGVVLFALGICISVALHEAGHMLTAKAFGMKVRRYFVGFGPTVFSFRRGETEYGLKWIPLGGFCDIAGMTALDEVTPDEAPRAMWRFKTWKRTVVMSAGSITHFLLAFVVLYLMGITMGLPNINPVSDPVVQSTSCARAATNTQQLTDTSCPAGAPTPAKTAGVKAGDKILSVAGKPTPQWSDVLAIVQASGGPTPITVQRGNQTLNLTVDIPRVQRLTTDGTVRQVGMMGASTQTPPQYLHYNGVTAIGATFSFTGEMFSQTAQRLVQFPERIPAVVSAIFGGERDPNTPVSVVGASRIGGEAVQNGLWQLFFFLLVSFNFFIGVFNLLPLLPLDGGHIAIAWYERVRDWLRGLRGKAAGGPVDYTRLSAVTMVIVVLGGGITLLTVTADIVNPIRLQ
- the ispG gene encoding flavodoxin-dependent (E)-4-hydroxy-3-methylbut-2-enyl-diphosphate synthase, producing the protein MPALPPPVLAERRKTRQLKVGSVGVGSESPISVQSMTTTLTSDVNATLQQIAELTAAGCDIVRVACPSADDAEALPAIAKKSQIPVIADIHFQPKYVFAAIEAGCAAVRVNPGNIRKFDDQVKEIAQAAKDHGTPIRIGVNAGSLDKRLLEKYGKATPEALAESALWEASLFAEHDFHDIKISVKHNDPVVMVRAYELLAEQCDYPLHLGVTEAGPAFQGTIKSAVAFGALLRQGIGDTIRVSLSAPPVEEVKVGIQILQSMNLKERKLEIVSCPSCGRAQVDVYTLAEQVTAGLEGMEIPLRVAVMGCVVNGPGEAREADLGVASGNGKGQIFVKGEVIKTVPEHAIVETLIEEAMRIAEAAGEGIGEGAPSVTVG